The following proteins come from a genomic window of Lolium rigidum isolate FL_2022 chromosome 5, APGP_CSIRO_Lrig_0.1, whole genome shotgun sequence:
- the LOC124651135 gene encoding eukaryotic translation initiation factor 3 subunit I-like, whose protein sequence is MMPQTGKLLKESDKEEGHQKAISSLSKSSDWSHFLTGSLDKSAKLWDARTLTLIKTYVTERPVNALDISPILDHVVIGGGQDAMNVTMTDRRAGKFEAKFFHKILQEEIGGVKGHFGPINALAFNPDGRSFSSGGEDGYVRLHHFDPEYFNIKM, encoded by the exons ATGATGCCTCAG ACTGGAAAACTGCTGAAGGAGTCAGACAAGGAGGAGGGACATCAGAAAGCAATTAGTTCACTGTCAAAGTCCTCAGATTGGTCTCATTTCCTTACAGGCTCCTTGGATAAATCTGCTAAG CTATGGGATGCAAGGACACTAACCCTGATAAAGACATACGTCACAGAGCGACCGGTTAATGCTCTCGACATATCTCCAATCCTTGATCAT GTGGTTATTGGAGGTGGTCAAGATGCTATGAATGTGACTATGACAGACCGCCGCGCGGGCAAATTTGAGGCTAAATTTTTCCACAAG ATTTTACAAGAAGAAATTGGTGGTGTTAAAGGACATTTTGGACCAATCAACGCATTGGCATTTAATCCTGATGGGCGGAG CTTTTCGAGCGGTGGTGAGGATGGTTATGTAAGGCTGCACCATTTTGACCCTGAGTACTTCAACATCAAGATGTAA
- the LOC124656210 gene encoding BTB/POZ domain-containing protein At2g13690-like, with protein sequence MHGPVPTPPRAKPPATAPLSRRIRSPGRVSPIDEPYTDAASTCPSARLSSVSEYPLPPLPPPPPPPAPERPKGTLRLRLVAKGLILEVDEVERVRTESKVVDRVLRGGGGGSWGEVAVEGKVEVWAVREVVEMMLQEDEEVNAMRRLARGGVERAISLLEVSFALIFDRGVNNCLKYLEAVPWSEPEEEKIKSLLSQHSSNEAASRDLLARLQPQNSTSSSELVFELIECITKGTNNNARKELRTLVDSILSRTPIHVKRDKELDKTSVYRICHSCLNCLVELFEEASDLSPTDQTTISVGKGPLERIYKQVEDLNWLLQILIDRQMGEEFVDLWANQKTLAAMHKRVSPMVRYELSRISATIFIAMGSGKLHCTREKRLGMFQAWFRPMLVDFGWLRRCPKGLNMTTLEEGIGQSLLTLALMQQQALFMDWFEAFGRQGRECPNLMSSFQIWWRRSFVRPLVSS encoded by the exons ATGCACGG CCCCGTCCCCACGCCGCCGCGAGCCAAGCCGCCCGCCACCGCCCCGCTCTCCCGCCGCATACGCTCCCCCGGCCGCGTCTCCCCAATCGACGAACCGTACACCGACGCCGCCTCGACGTGCCCTTCCGCGCGGCTGTCTTCTGTCAGCGAGTACCCGCTGCCTCCCCTgcccccgccgcccccgccgccggcgccggagagGCCAAAGGGCACTCTGCGGCTCAGGCTGGTGGCCAAGGGATTAATCCTGGAGGTGGACGAGGTGGAGAGGGTTCGTACAGAGAGTAAGGTGGTCGACAGAGTTCTCCGGGGAGGAGGTGGCGGCAGCTGGGGCGAGGTGGCGGTGGAAGGAAAGGTGGAGGTGTGGGCGGTCAGGGAGGTTGTGGAGATGATGCTGCAAGAAGACGAAGAGGTCAACGCGATGAGGCGCCTCGCGCGCGGCGGCGTGGAGCGGGCCATTAGCCTGCTGGAG GTATCCTTCGCACTTATATTTGACAGAGGAGTTAACAACTGTCTAAAATATCTCGAGGCTGTCCCATGGAGTGAACCAGAAGAGGAGAAAATTAAGAGCTTGCTTTCTCAGCATTCTTCCAATGAAGCAGCTTCACGAGATTTGCTAGCAAGGTTACAGCCACAAAACTCCACCTCATCTTCAGAGCTGGTATTTGAACTCATAGAGTGCATCACAAAGGGGACCAACAATAATGCTCGCAAGGAGCTACGAACTCTTGTCGATAGTATCTTATCCAGGACTCCCATCCACGTAAAGCGTGATAAAGAGCTGGACAAGACAAGTGTTTACCGTATTTGCCATTCTTGCCTGAACTGTCTGGTGGAATTATTTGAAGAAGCCTCTGACCTGAGCCCTACTGACCAAACAACCATTTCTGTTGGAAAAGGACCACTTGAGAGAATATACAAGCAAGTTGAGGACCTCAACTGGCTGTTGCAGATTCTAATAGACAGGCAGATGGGAGAGGAATTTGTCGATTTATGGGCCAACCAGAAGACCCTTGCTGCTATGCACAAACGGGTGTCACCAATGGTACGCTACGAGCTCAGCCGTATCTCTGCCACAATTTTTATTGCCATGGGGAGTGGGAAGCTTCACTGTACCAGGGAGAAAAGGCTCGGCATGTTTCAGGCCTGGTTTAGACCAATGCTGGTAGATTTCGGTTGGCTGAGGAGGTGTCCCAAGGGTCTCAACATGACGACGCTGGAGGAAGGAATTGGGCAGTCGCTATTGACACTCGCATTGATGCAGCAGCAGGCATTGTTCATGGATTGGTTTGAGGCTTTTGGTCGACAAGGACGTGAATGTCCAAACCTTATGAGTTCCTTCCAGATCTGGTGGCGACGATCTTTCGTGAGACCACTAGTTAGTAGCTGA